GTAAACCGGAGCCTGCCGGTAATGGTTGTGTGTACATCCATCCCGACTCACCCAACTTCGGAGCCCACTGGATGAAGGCACCTGTCTCCTTCAGCAAGGTCAAACTCACCAACAAGCTCAACGGAGGTGGACAGGtagagcatacacacacacagtcagtctatAGACTCTAGCTTAGTTTCTGGCCAAAACTCACCAGTACATCCCCAGCTGCACTAGATACCTCACTAACTTCATGATgttgtatttgatttatttcatatttCTTCAGGCAAATTCTAAAGTTCtactaaaataaaaatatataaatagaaAGAAAAATAATGTTCCCGTCCTTCCTCCTCTAGCAGTAGACCGCTAACCACTCTCCAATTTTCCTTTCTCAGGTGGTCTTCCTTGTGTGCAGCAGGTGAATTAAAGGCCAGCTAGGCCacatttacacaggcagtccaattctgatcttttttttgtAATTGGTCTTTtgtccaatcagatcagctcttctGCCAATAACTGGGAAACATTTCTGAAtgtggctgcctgtgtaaacgcagctcTATATCCCCAGTGGAGGGGCCCTTCTGTCATGGATCTTTTCATAATCCTGCTCTTTCCTCTAATCTGTTTGTTCCCCTGAAAAGCAAAACATCAAGTGTGCACTTATACAATTAGTGCCCTGCTTAGGGCCCCTCTCCTTGCCCACTTCACCCCGTGGCCCCTGTCTCCACGGGAACCAGATAAACAGCTCTTAATTGGCTCTCGGAGGTTTAATGCACTTCCTGCTGAGAGCTGCCCACTCCAGGAGGCCCTCCAGGGGCCACACAGACATAcgtgcatgcacacgcacacacttagcGCTGTGATCGGCCAATTTCTTTTCATGGTATTTACATGAACCCATaacccaaacaaacaaacacagacacgcatacacacgcacacgcacacgcacacgcacacacacacacacacacacacacacacacacacacacacacacacacacacacacacacacacacacacacacacacctctgactgGCAGGTAATGTGGTGTTGGCATTGGGTCCGGTAAAGAAGAGCCGAGGCATAATTAAATAATTGCAGTGGTTAGTTGTACATTATGGTAATTACCTGTGTTTTTTTTACTATGCAAAATTGATTTTCCATCAGTCCTTCAGATGttttatagagagatggaggaaaaaaCAGCATATTTAAAAGCCCACACACACTCCAACTAgagcaagtacacacacacacatgcaaacaaaaacaacccacacacagacagagagagagagagagagagagagagagacacacagacagagagagagagacagacacagacagacagacagacagacagacagacagacagacagacagacacacagacagagacagagagagaccgacagagaaggagagagagagagagagctctgggCAGCTGGTTGGTGTGAGAGGTGAAGCTAAGCTCCCAATTAGAATAAAAAACAGTTTGTTTTGTCCTCTCTCTGAAGGCTGTAATTGGTTAATTGGTGGAgtgagggattgagagagaacgagagactaGATTTTACGCTAGAACAGACAGTACTGAAGTAATATTGTAAGGACTGTAGTCTATTTGTTCCTGCACACCTCTCCCTCAAACTGTCATAATGTAGGCCTGCCCAGGTTTATGAGTTGTACCtactctctttcattctcttcctctccattctcttctTTCATTGTTTCCTTCTtgctctatttctctcttctcttctcttctcttctcttctcttctcttctcttttctcttctcttctcctctcctctcttcccccatccctctctccttccagatCATGTTGAACTCTCTCCATAAGTATGAACCTCAGCTCCACATTGTGAGAGTGGGCGGAAGCCACCGAATGGTCACTAACGTCTCTTTCAGCGACACACAGTTCATCGCTGTCACTGCCTACCAGAATGAAGAGGtgactggtcacacacacacacacacacacacacacacacacacacacacacacacacacacacacacacacacacacacacacacacacacacacacacacacacacacacacacacacacacacacacaaacagacatgcacacacgcacacaagcaagCGCattcacacagatgcacacacaaacactgtctaCTTGAAAGATTGAGTCACTACTGGTAACTAATATCAACTGTAATTGAATCAGCATCACCATCCAGAGTTCACGATTAAACTTCTTGATTAAGCCAGAGCGCCTAAAAATGTGTATATGTTACAGTCAGTAACATTGTTTATTTCCCTCTGAAGATCACCGCTCTGAAGATCAAATACAACCCGTTCGCTAAGGCTTTCCTGGATGCCAAAGAGAGGTAAGGCCTCATCTGTACCTGCTAGGGTCTCCTACCAGGATATCGCTATGATATTACTGCATGTTAGCATTAGCTTGTCCCATTATGATATCACTGAGGGCTAGCGTTAGCTCCTGAAACGGTAAGCGATTAGCGGGTCGTTATTAGCTGTTTAAAGCCTAGTTCACCGTCTCTATGTGAGGCTTGTTGAAGAGACAGTGTGAAGTGTGTGAGAGAAACTGGagctcctaacacacacacacacacacacacacacacacacacacacacacacacacacacacacacacacacacacacacacacacacacacacacacacacacacacacacacacacacacacacacacacacacacacacacacacacacacacacacacactaccttagCTGTTTACACATATTTGCTAACACAATTAGCATGGTTAGCACAGGTCTCACACTAGTCACTGTAATGCTGTATCTCTTGCTTCTTTGAATCGCACCAGTTCACAGAGTGAACTCATATAGGTTATCATTGAATGATTGTATTTGCAGGAACCACCCGAACAGTCCATTGGAGTCCCCATTTGACAGCCATATGGGAATTCAACACTGTGAGTGGGCCTTTAGGACTAATTTGATTCAAATTGAATGATTTGAATCTACTAAATAACAATAATCCACTTTTAAACCGTGTGTGTTTCTTCTTCCCATAGGTGGCTGGTTTCTGTCTAACCCAGACTCGCTGTGTTCAGGTGGGGGTCCTAGCTTCCCCTATAGCGGGGGTCTGCCTCTCGCCCCCCCTCATGGGTACAAGCACTACCCCCCCAGGCCAGCTCCCTACCCCCCCTCCTACCTGCCGCACCGCACGCACCCTTCTGGTGAGACACACcgccatctttccatctctctcttccaaaTCCTCTTTTAACTTTAGTTGAAAATGTAAGCTATCACACCAGCCTgacctcttccctcttcccttgtCCCTGTCGTTCTCCGctcctctgtctcactctcctcGTCACCCTcatctccaaccctccctccagtctctctgtctgagggGCTACAGGTGTTGTCTGGGGGTCCTGATGGCTGGTCTAGTGTCTCCTCCCCCGGcccctcctcctcagccctaCCCATGACCACACCCTCCTCACCCCCGTCCACCAATAGCAGCAGGTACGACACGAAAACATAGATATAGAATAAGTAGAATAAGACATGATATAGCTCTTTAGAATCTACTGAGTTTTTGTTTATAAAGCAAGGTGTGTGTCCTCAGTCAGTACCCTTGTTTGTGGACGGTCGGGCGTACAGACGGGAGTCCTGCCTCTTCTCCCTGCGCCCAGCTTCATGGACCAATCAACAGCGAGAGCCACCCACAGCCACCCAATCACGTCCGGCTGGGCGGGCCCGGTTGGCCACCTGTCTCCAGCCATTCCTTCTAACAAACTATATGATTGGTCGATGCCCACATGGGCATGATCAGTACTGCCCTGCGACCCGGCCCTGGAAGCCCTTTAATGAACACATCTTAGATAATAggtgttcctctgcccaggcgttGCCAGATGTTACATCTTCTGGAAAGGTATTTtaagtatcagctaaccacatcatatttCATAGCAACCTGATGCCCAGTCGATGACGTGGCACAGAACCACTGGTTGATGaatgcaacgtctgagcaggggaaggCGACcaacgtgtgtgtgcatgtgatgcCATACaaatgtgttagtgtgtgtgcacCTCAAAAAACGAAGGCccagattcaatcagatcaagcgttaactGGCAATAGCAGACACCTGCATAGCGGATGTTTTGGCTTTGCTGGAGGTGGAACtgcgttggagctgtcaaatcggcgagcagctgctcttgcgatcattgtcacgaagccacactGTCCCGCTGGCGTTAGAAGTTCAGAAGGAGAAAGTGGAGGCTGTATAGAAATAATGACCCTCACATTGAAAAACATTCAACCAAATAGTTTCTATCAtcataatggaggtgtagatcacatctcacattccactgttctgacttagaaacaaggctgcatgggatttctgttCATGCCactccgtgcagccaatggcaatgtccgctttaggtataatgccaggagccgcttgtggatttgacagcttctAACGCAGTCCTACCTCCGGCACCACCGAAACGACCGCTGTGCGGATGTTGGACAAAGTGGATCTGATTGAATCAAGCCCTAAATGTCTCTGCCTGCTTTCAAATGACTTATCATTCTATGTTTGTGGTTCAGCCCTGACAGACTAactctgggccctgacagactaactctgggccctgacagactaactctgggccctgacagactaACTCTGGGCCCTGGTAATAATATATGTCAAACTGCCAATATGCAGGAGTCAGAATAAATATCTATGTGAAACTACAGTACAGAAAAATATGTATTATGTCTCTGTCTTCATTCTGTCAGCTTTATGATAATGTTTCTGTCTGATAAATGCTGTTCATTGTAAAACGCTGAAAATAAACATTGGCCAATCAAATCTTTCTGGTATGTGTGTTTTCTGGGTGTGTGTAATAACATAATGACTGCTGGTGTTGCGTAGGCACTCTGGGCACTCTGTTAACACAAATTCAGCACTGGTATGTGTGTTTTCTGGGTGTGTGTAATAACATAATGACTGCTGGTGTTGCGTAGGCACTCTGGGCACTCTGTTAACACAAATTCAGCACTGGTATGTGTGTTTTCTGGGTGTGTGTAATAACATAATGACTGCTGGTGTTGCGTAGGCACTCTGGGCACTCTGTTAACACAAATTCAGCACTGGTATGTGTGTTGTTGGACAACAAATAAAAACTCCACTTATCAAAATAACTGAAAGTCTCTACAGTCAGGACACACAATGACATAATAGTAGAAAAGTACAAACTTTAATGCAGACTTCTGTACACAAAATTGCTTTCCAATTCCTTAGAGTGAAACTCTTCCTGAAGGGGCCAGCCACACAGAGACCGATGAAAAGACCACTgcagtaacacacctgattcaactaaccaCGGTCCAGACTGAAACCCATGATTGGTTGAATTCCAGAGCAGGTTTGACGtcataatgacattattacaacAGCCCTATGACAATGTTATAACAGCGGTACAATACTGTTGTGGAACAACGTCGTCAGCTTCCTCCTAAATACAGACAGTTAAACTCTGCCTCCAGCCGGTGGTCTTTGTGGGCGGATTCTGATTCTGGACAGGTGATGTCACCATCTCCCAGCATCTTCCACCAAGGCAGGCGACCGGACTGGAGCAAGGCATTGTGGGATTGCCGGGCGCGGGCGGCTACGGGGGCAGAGCGACTCCTGAACACGTCACAGTCGGTTACTGTGGCGACACTGAGTGAGGGGGCATCtaagagaggaagatggatgaagggagagaacgaggaagagagagaaagagagattgatgTGCGCGTGTGTGATACCTACTCAGCAGTAGTTCCAGGTCGGTGTTGATCTGTGCCAGCAgggcgtgtgtgtgagtgtgttctctcagctctgcctctctcccctgtAGATGCTGGAGCAGCAAGGCTTGGGTCTGAGCATGGAGCTCCCTACTGCCCTCtagagacaccacagaggactacacacacagaaagagatcgttacacacacagagagagatccgttacacagacacacagagagagacccgttacacagacacagatcattacacagacacacagagatcgtcacacacatacacactcgttacacagacacacagagagagacccgttagttacacagacacacagagagagacccgttacacagacacacagagagagacccgttacacagacacacagagaaagacccgttacacagacacacagagaaagacccgttacacagacacacagagaaagacccgttacacagacacagagagagagtgacccgttacacagacacagagagagagtgacccgttacacagacacacagagaaagacccgttagttacacagacacacagagagagacccgttagttacacagacacacagagagagacccgttacacagacacagagagagacccgttagttacacagacacacagagagagacccgttagttacacagacacacagagagagacccgttagttacacagacacacagagagagacccgttacacagacacacagagaaagacccgttacacagacacacagagaaagacccgttacacagacacacagagaaagacccgttacacagacacacagagaaagacccgttacacagacacacagagagagacccgttagttacacagacacacagagagagacccgttagttacacagacacacagagagagacccgttagttacacagacacacagagagagacccgttagttacacagacacacagagagagagtgacccgttacacagacacacagagaaagacccgttacacagacacagagagagagtgacccgttacacagacacacagagaaagacccgttacacagacacagagagagagtgacccgttacacagacacacagagagagacccgttacacagacacacagagagagacccgttacacagacacacagagaaagacccgttagttacacagacacacagagagagagtgacccgttacacagacacagagagagagtgacccgttacacagacacacagagaaagacccgttagttacacagacacagagagagagacccgttacacagacacagagagagacccgttagttacacagacacagagagagagacccgttacacagacacagagagagagtgacccgttacacagacacacagagaaagacccgttacacagacacagagagagagtgacccgttacacagacacacagagaaagacccgttacacagacacagagagagagtgacccgttacacagacacacagagagagacccgttacacagacacacagagagagacccgttacacagacacacagagaaagacccgttacacagacacacagagagagacccgttacacagacacacagagaaagacccgttacacagacacacagagagagacccgttagttacacagacacacagagagagacccgttacacagacacagagagagagtgacccgttacacagacacagagagagacccgttacacagacacacagagagagacccgttacacagacacacagagagagacccgttacacagacacacagagagagacccgttacacagacacacagagaaagacccgttacacagacacagagagagagtgacccgTTACACAGGCACAGAAAGAcccgttacacagacacacagagagagacccgttacacagacacagagagagagacccgttaCACAGGCACAGAGAGACCCGttacacagacagagggagagacccgttacacagacacagagagagagacccgttacacagacacagagagcgagacccgttacacagacacagagagagagacccgttacacagacacagagagagagacccgttacacagacacagagagagagacccgttacacagacacagagagagagacccgttaCACAGAGAGATagttacacaccacacacacatttgttttactatccttgtggggaccaaatactattttccctaacccctaacccctaaccctaattgtaactgTAACccgaaacctaaccctaaaacagcctttttccttccttccttccttttccCCACTTGTTCAAatattccttgttttactatccttgtgaggacatCTGGTCcctacaaggatagtaaaaccaaacacacaacTTGAAGTAATATTCAGAATCACCGGGTGCagggcaatatgttcctccacctctctcttcagTTCCGCCCTCCGACTGTCAGTCAAACCCCGAGGACCAATCCAaggggagaaggaaggaggggcTTTCTCAGCTCTCCGCCTCTTCAGAAAGCGAAGGACCTAACAGGAGAGGGACAAAAAACTGTCAAGATGAATTCAGATGCTGCTGCATGCTAGATTTGTTCGATCGCTGTGTTCAGCTTCTGCTTACAACAGGGGTAGTCTATTGGAAGTGCATGTGAGTGTGTTAATACTGTTCTCTGCAGCACAACAGCAGCTctgtgctgtgagtgtgtgttaataCTGCTCTCTGCAGCACAACATcagctctgtgctgtgtgtgtgtgttaatactgCTCTCTGCAGGACAACAGCAGCTctgtgctgtgagtgtgtgttaataCTGTTCTCTGCAGGACAACAGcagctctgtgctgtgtgtgtgtgttaatactgCTCTCTGCAGCATAACAGcagctctgtgctgtgtgtgtgtgtttctccgttGCTGGAAGTTTCGCCTCTCTCGGTGGCCTCGCCAAACCCTCTGGATCTGTATTGCAGCCTGCCTCTCCACCTCCCCGAGGTACTGCTGCAcctgacctacacacacacacacacacacacacacacacacacacacacacacacacacacacacacacacacacacacacacacacacacacacacacacacacacacacacacacgagggctGTAGATGGCAGGCCTAACTAAGCAAACAAACGAGCATCATTCCGCTCTGTCTCTGCTGTAACAGgtaatgtgtgtgtacctgggggcAGTAGCTGCAGTAGCTGTAGTTGTTTCTGATGGAACTCTCTCctggctctctgtctcctgacacaCAGCTGTAGTCTCAGCTCCTTCTCCCAGCAAACAGCCTGAGCCTGCTGCGCTCTCCTCCGCCGCcgctccctacacacacacacacacacacacactgaactgtcTGGAATTACTATGatcttatttaacctttattttgacaggaagtcatgctgagaccaacttctcttttacagatgagccctggaattacaaaaaatatacacatcaatacaaaaCACGATCATAGATCAATGAGAAAAtaaagcccacacacacacacacacacacacacacacacacacacacacgcacacgcacgcgcacacacacacacacacacacacacctgaagctCCTCTGCAGTGATCTGACAGCTCTGGGCagactcttcactctcctcctggTCTGATAGGATCTCCACGCTGCCTGGATGATACACGCCGCTCTCACACACTCCTCTGGCCACGTCTGATAACACAGAGAGAGtgtaaggcacacacacacacacacgaacaacaacaaacacactATATTTTACCTCTGTGTGATCAGCTGGTTTGGGGACTTCTCTGTGCAGCAGCTTTATCAGTTGGTCCACTTCCTCATCGAAGCCCCGCCCCCTCCATTCTCGACCAATCATGCCCTCCAACCCTGCAACACACAAACCATAAAAAACATCAAGATTGCTTTTGCAAGCATATAAAGTTAAcccatgaaaaaatatatatatcgtAACCTGGAAATATTCAAACCCCACCCCCTGACCTTTGAAACTATGGATGATAAGCTGCAGGGCGGATTCTTGTTGCCGGGCAACCAGGAGGAGCGTCCTAATTGCTGCCCCTCCCACAACAGGGTTGGATGTGTGAGCCATCCGGTACACGACGTCATCCAGAATCACAGACAAGGGGCCTTTTCCCAAACCTGCTACTAACTCACTACAGAGAAAGAGCAGGTAATGAATttaattgatgtgtgtgtgtgtgtgtgtgtgtgtgtgtgtgtgtggtgatatgCTACCTGTTAGCTGTCAGAAGCTGATgccacagtgacacacacacggttcccactctctcttcctcactcatTAACATCCTCTCATAGTGGTTTGACTGCAGGactaagagagagaaaagagggggggcaTCGTTAGTTAGCTACGGGGTCTGTTTGGTATTGGACGTTAGATCTCACCTTGTGTGGCCAGGTGACCATGGGCTTTCAGAAGCCAACACACAGAGCCCATCACTTTCTTGAAGAAACGAAACATCTCAGGCTGCCCATTcccctacagagagagatatgTGAGTAGACATATTTTTGTTGAGGACATTCCAAACTTCAAAAAAACGTTATGTCCCTTACCGCCAAAGCTCTGTTCATCAGCCGACTGGCCAATGACAACAGGCTGTCTGTGACGGATGGGAGCAGCCGCGTATGGAAGGCCTCAGTGTCGCCGCCCATGTCCACACCCACACAGCAGGAGCTAAAGGAGTTTGCATATGCACACAAATAAATCAATGTCAAATCACTACTACAGATATATGACCCCCACCTTCATAGATCTGCTTGCATCAATTATTATTCCACCCCATCAGTTCTATCAGGGCCTTGAAGTAGTATCTGGGGTAGGTATTGTCCATTGGTAGTGTCTAGGGTTGTTTGTTTTAGTGCAGAGTAATAGACAACACAGATTTGGTTATTCCTTTTTGTTGTGGTTGTGTGGTTCAAGATTCTAAAATCGTACCTGAGAATTTCTGCCAACTGAGTGGCAGTTGCGTAGCCTCCTTCAACTTTGGCATAGTTCAGTTTGAGG
This is a stretch of genomic DNA from Oncorhynchus mykiss isolate Arlee chromosome 7, USDA_OmykA_1.1, whole genome shotgun sequence. It encodes these proteins:
- the LOC118965374 gene encoding T-box transcription factor TBX19-like, producing the protein MKVEGLAEGRAGGNPCPGPASQCCISRLLSVVESELQAGREKGDPTEKQLKVTLEEAELWRKFKEVTNEMIVTKSGRRMFPVLKVSVSGLDPNAMYSFLLDFQPADSHRWKYVNGEWVTAGKPEPAGNGCVYIHPDSPNFGAHWMKAPVSFSKVKLTNKLNGGGQIMLNSLHKYEPQLHIVRVGGSHRMVTNVSFSDTQFIAVTAYQNEEITALKIKYNPFAKAFLDAKERNHPNSPLESPFDSHMGIQHCGWFLSNPDSLCSGGGPSFPYSGGLPLAPPHGYKHYPPRPAPYPPSYLPHRTHPSVSLSEGLQVLSGGPDGWSSVSSPGPSSSALPMTTPSSPPSTNSSSQYPCLWTVGRTDGSPASSPCAQLHGPINSESHPQPPNHVRLGGPGWPPVSSHSF
- the LOC110527235 gene encoding IQ calmodulin-binding motif-containing protein 1 — its product is MSLARKDTDAGLRALVASTNIKPEQKVPQVLSKLQDILNRISVQDDRELGAFKNSLFSHGILQYCAGDALKLNYAKVEGGYATATQLAEILSSCCVGVDMGGDTEAFHTRLLPSVTDSLLSLASRLMNRALAGNGQPEMFRFFKKVMGSVCWLLKAHGHLATQVLQSNHYERMLMSEEERVGTVCVSLWHQLLTANSELVAGLGKGPLSVILDDVVYRMAHTSNPVVGGAAIRTLLLVARQQESALQLIIHSFKGLEGMIGREWRGRGFDEEVDQLIKLLHREVPKPADHTETWPEECVRAACIIQAAWRSYQTRRRVKSLPRAVRSLQRSFRERRRRRAQQAQAVCWEKELRLQLCVRRQRARREFHQKQLQLLQLLPPGQVQQYLGEVERQAAIQIQRVWRGHRERRNFQQRRNTHTQHRAAVMLQRAVLRFLKRRRAEKAPPSFSPWIGPRGLTDSRRAELKREVEEHIALHPSSVVSLEGSRELHAQTQALLLQHLQGREAELREHTHTHALLAQINTDLELLLNAPSLSVATVTDCDVFRSRSAPVAARARQSHNALLQSGRLPWWKMLGDGDITCPESESAHKDHRLEAEFNCLYLGGS